The following are encoded together in the Lathyrus oleraceus cultivar Zhongwan6 chromosome 3, CAAS_Psat_ZW6_1.0, whole genome shotgun sequence genome:
- the LOC127131686 gene encoding uncharacterized protein LOC127131686, whose product MSTDEVEELEGQKDQEVKDKGEDKDKVYVPPSPYKPPIPYPQRLKQTKIDNQFKKFIKVVEKLHVEIPFTKAITQIPSYAKFLKDILTNKRRLDDPKPLECNFIVENKHAKKEKDPGSFSIPCILRNHVIEKAFLDLGASVSLMPLAVFKRLNLGELQPTKMSLQLADRFVKYPIGILEDILVRIGQLYIPTDFVVMDIKEDGEILILLGRPFLSTAGAVINVKRGQLTFEVGDEKIEFIISKFLTAPVIEDSCYAINIIDEGIRELDQEGPPETMKFPSTPKREDDGFRMEPYMDDNLYECSTLTPNHIPCPKKPSIELKELPKNLSYEFLDEELNLPVIVSATLNEDETNQLLDILRKYPSALGYNISDLKGISPSVCMHRILLKEESKPSREHQQRLNPIMSDMIKKEVLKLLETGIIYKISDSKWVSLVYVVPKK is encoded by the coding sequence ATGTCTACAGATGAAGTAGAGGAACTAGAGGGACAAAAAGATCAGGAAGTGAAAGATAAGGGAGAAGATAAAGATAAAGTTTATGTTCCACCCTCTCCTTATAAACCACCAATtccatatccgcaaagacttaaacagACCAAAATTGATAACCAATTTAAAAAGTTTATAAAGGTGGTCGAGAAACTCCACGTAGAAATCCCATTCACTAAAGCCATCACCCAGATACCATCTTATGCTAAATTCCTTAAAGACATCTTGACCAACAAACGTAGGCTTGATGATCCCAAACCTTTAGAGTGCAACTTCATTGTTGAGAATAAACatgctaagaaggagaaagatcCCGGAAGCTTTTCCATACCTTGTATTTTAAGGAATCATGTTATAGAAAAAGCATTCCTAGACTTGGGAGCAAGCGTaagcttaatgcctttagcagttttTAAAAGGTTAAACCTAGGAGAATTGCAACCGACTAAGATGTCccttcaattagccgatagattTGTAAAATATCCAATAGGTATATTAGAAGACATTCTAGTTAGAATCGGccaactttatatcccaacagatTTCGTGGTAATGGACATTAAAGAAGACGGTGAAATCCTAATCCTCCTTGGTAGACCTTTCTTATCAACAGCGGGAGCCGTAATAAATGTGAAAAGAGGACAATTAACTTTTGAAGTAGGTGATGAAAAGATAGAATTTATAATTTCCAAATTCCTAACGGCACCAGTCATAGAAGATTCATGTTATGCCATCAATATCATTGATGAAGGCATAAGGGAGCTAGATCAAGAAGGACCTCCCGAGACAATGAAATTTCCCTCGACTCCCAAAAGAGAAGACGACGGATTTAGAATGGAGCCTTACATGGATGACAACCTTTATGAATGCTCAACACTTACCCCGAACCATATACCATGTCCTAAGAAACCATCTatagaacttaaggaactacccaagaaTCTAAGCTATGAGTTTTTAGATGAAGAACTAAATCTCCCCGTTATAGTGAGCGCCACCTTGAATGAAGATGAAACGAATCAACTTTTAGATATCTTGCGAAAGTATCCCTCAGCTTTAGGATATAACATATCTGATCTCAAAGGGATAAGCCCATCTGTGTGCATGCACCGGATCTTACTGAAGGAAGAATCtaaaccttccagagaacatcaaCAAAGGCTAAACCCTATAATGAGCGATATGATTAAGAAAGAAGTACTAAAACTACTAGAGACTGGTATAATTTATAAAATTTCAGATAGTAAGTGGGTAAGCCTTGTATATGTAGTACCTAAAAAATGA